The nucleotide window atattcatcagtgatattggtctgtaattttctttttttgtagtatctttgtctggttttggtatcagggtgatggtggcctcatagaatgagattgggagtgttccttcctctgcaattttttggaagagtttgagaagaatgggtgttagctcttctctaaatgtttgatagaattcacctgtgaagccatctggtcctggacttttgtttgttggaagatttttaatcacagtttcaatttcattacttgtgattggtctgttcatattttctatttcttcctggttcagtcttggaaggttatacctttctaagaatttgtccatttcttccaggttgtccattttattggcctagagttgcttgtagtagtctcttaggatgctttgtatttctgcagtgtctgttgtaacttctcctttttcatttctgattttattgatttgagtcctctccctatttttcttgatgagtctggctaatggcttatcaattttgtttatcttctcagagaaccagcttttagtttattgatctttgctactgttttctttgtttctatttcatttatttccgctctgatctttatttctttccttctgctaactttgggttttgtttgttctttctctagttgctttaggtgtaagtttagattgtttacttgagatttttcttgtttctttaggtaggcttgtatagctataaacttccctcttagaactgcttttgctgcatcccataggttttggatcgtcatgttttcattgtcatttgtctctaggtattttttgatttcctctttgatttcttcagtgatctcttgattatttagtaacgtattgtttagcctccatgtgtttgtgttttttacgtttttttccctgtaattgatttctaatctcatagcgttgtggtcagaaaagatgtttgatatgatttcgattttcttaaatttactgaggcttgatttgtgacccaagatgtgatctattctggagaatgttccgtgcgcacttgagaaggaagtgtaatctgctgtttttggatggcatgtcctataaatatcaattaaatctatctggtctattgtgtcatttaaagcttctgtttccttatttattttcattttggatgatctgtccactggtgtaagtgaggtgttaaagttccccactattattttgttactgtcgattttctcttttatagctgttagcagttgccttatgtatcgaggtgctcctatgttgggtgcatatatatttataattgttatatcttcttggattgatcccttgatcattatgtattgtccttccttgtctcttgtcacattctttattttaaagtctattttatctgatatgagtatagctactccagctttcttttgatttccatttgcatggaatatctttttccatcccctcactttcagtctgtatgtgtccctaggtctgaagtgggtctcttgtagacagcatatatatgggtcttgtctttgtatccattcagcaagcctgtgtcttttggttggagcattgaatccattcacgtttaaggtaattatcgatatgtatgttcctatgaccattttcttaattgttttgggtttgtttttgtaggtccttttcttctcttgtgtttcccacttagagaagttcctttagcatttgttgtagagctggttcggtggtgctgaattctcttagcttttgcttgtctgtaaagcttttgatttctccatcaaatctaaatgagatccttgctgggtagagtaatcttggttgtaggttcttccctttcatcactttaagtatatcatgccactcccttctggtttgtagagtttctgctgagaaatcagctgttaaccttatgggaattcccttgtatgttatttgtcatttttcccttgctgctttcaataatttttctttgtctttaatttttgccaatttgattactatgtgtctcggcgtgtttctccttgggtttatcctgtatgggactctctgcgcttcctggacttgggtggctatttcccttcccatgttagggaagttttcaactataatctcttcaaatattttctctggtcctttctctctctcttctccttctggggcccctataatgcgaatgttgttgcgtttaatgttgtcccagaggtctcttaggctgtcttcatttcttttcattcttttttctttagtctgttccgtagcagtgaattccaccattctgtcttccaggtcacttgtccgttcttctgcctcagttattctgctattgattccttctagtgtagttttcacttcagttattgtattggtcatctctgtttgtttgttctttaattcttctagatctttgttaatcatttcttgcatcttctcgatctttgcctccatcctttttctgaggtcctggatcattttcactatcattattctgaattctttttctggaaggttgtctatctccacttcatttagttgtttttctggggttttttcttgttccttcatctggtatatagccctctgccttttcatcttgtctatctttctgtgaatgtggtttttgttccacaggctgcaggattgtagtttttcttgcttctgctgtctgccctctggtggttgaggctatctaagaggcttgatgggaggctctggtggtgggtagagctgactgttgctgtggcctctgttactcttttttttaaatttaaatttaaatttatttatttggctgagtcgggtcttagctgtggcacacgggatctttcattgccGTGGGCAGGCTTCTCTGTAGTTACggggcacgggctccagagtgcgcgggctcagtagttgtggcgtgcaggcttaactgccccgcagcatgtgggatcttagttcccgggccagggatcgaacccgtgtcccctgcattggaaggtggattcttaaccactggaccaccagggaagtccctcattctgTTACTCTTTACTTGTTTATCATCTGTCTCCCCAACTCCAATGTAAGATGCTCTGTATCCCTGGTAACTAGAACAGCACTGGGCATAGAGAAGGAAGGCAATAGCTATTTCTTGAATACATGAGTCCCCACTCCCAGTGGCCCTGCCTTAGCCCATCCTGCCCCAAGCTCTGCCCATTGTCCCCACAGAACCCCCCATTCCAGTGAACTCCTCTCTGTTGCCCCAGCTCTGTGCCAACCTGGACACGTGGCGCATCATGTCACCCCAGGACTACCGCTCCCAGCTGCAGGAGCACAGCCGCCAGCCCTGCAAACAGTATGACCTCTGCCACAGACGCACCCAGGTGCATGGGGGGAGGGccgtggcagggggtggggtctgGTGTGAAGTTAGGGCACCTGGGGTTGAGCTCTGACTCCACCCTCACTAGCTCTGTGGTTTCAGGTTATTTGCTTTTGTCTCAGCCTCCATCTCCCCTTTTTGTGAAATGGGGCAGATACAGCCCATGCCCTCAGCCTGCTGTTTTGTTTGACTCAGATGCCACCGTGGGCATCTCTCAAAACCCTGGGCACGCTTTGCAAACAGTAAAGCTGGGGCACTTTGTGCTGAGGCTGTTCCAAGCTCTCTCCTGTGGTGCAGACACTGTCTGGTGTTTGCTATGACAGGGCTGGACAAGGACTAGACATCACTGTGCTCGGGCCAGAAGTCAAGGATTCCGACGTAGCAGGAGCGGGGTGCAGGACCCCGACCTCTGCCTCCAGCCAGGACTCCTTTCACACCCCAGCCGGCCTCCCTCTGGGGCTCCCTCCTGTCCAGCTCCGATGTGCCGGCAGTAGCGGCGCAGCTTCACCCGGAGATCAGCGTCCCCACTGGGTGCCCATTCCCCCGATGTGTGTGGGAAACCCCTCACACCCTCACTCTTCTCGTCCAGGAGCCGTTTGGCGACATGCTGAAGGAGCTCATGGACCAAATCCACGACCATCTGGAGATGCCCGAGTTGGGACGGGACTTCGGGACGCAGGCCTACGAGCTACGAGTGGTGGAGCTGAGCCGGGATGGTGAGAGGGGCCGTTCTAGGGAAGGGCTAGGCGGCCGGGGCGGTCCGGGGCGGTCCGGGGCGGGGCCATCCTGGGCGGAGCCTTTCGGGGGCCCGTAGTCTAGGCGGAAGTGGGCCCTGGAGGGGCGTGGCCACTCAGGCCCTGCGAACCCTGCCCTCCCTCAGCGGCTGAGGCGGGGCTTCAGGAGCGGCGGGTGTACGCGCTTCACCTGCGTCGCTACAACGACGCACTGCTCATCCACGACACGGTCCGTGCGGTGGATGCCCTGGCCACTCTGCAGGATTTCTACGACAGGGAGCGCACCACTAAGACCCAGATCCTGCGTGCCGAGCGCTGGCTGCTGGCGCTGTTTGATGGTGAGGCTCGCAACTGAACTAAAGGTCAGAGGCCAGCCAGGACGCAGGTGCCAACGTGGGTGGGGAAGGTGCCAACGAGGGTACTGGGGCCCTAATTTTCTAACCAAAAGTCAAGACCGTGGATATGACAAAAGATAATATGCCCTCATTTGTGAAGGTTTGCATAGATATAAAAACTAATTCATGTTTTtgacagagatttttaaaaaaccatttaatTGGGACGGTCCTTGAAGGTTTGGGATGTGTGGTACCTTTAAACTGGGAAAGTGAGGTGGTCAGAGGATGAAATGTAAGGCTAGAGGAGGCCTCAGCACAGGCTGGAGGGCAAGGATCTTTCTGAAGAGACCTGAGTTGAGTCAGACCTGGGGAGCAAAGATTAGCATGAAAATGTCCAGGGTCATCCTGGTAGCTGGGTTGAAGAGGGGTACTGGATGAGGTATGTGAGCAAAGGATTCTACACTGTAGGCCCCCGACCTAAGGCTGGCCGGCCTTAAGGCTGGGCAGGCAGAGGGTATCCTTAAATGTGCTTTTGGTGCTGTTCAGGGGAATTAGGCAGGAGCAGGTGTCGTCAGGCACCCCCTGACCCCCAACTCCTGTAATCTTATCCCCATGAGTCCCCCACGCCCAACCCATGCCTTGCCCACCTCCAGACCTGAGTCCTGCGCCTCTGTTTTGGGCTTTTCTGGCAGACCACAAGAATGAGCTGGCCCACCTGGCAACTCATGGCCCAGAGAACCCGAAACTGGCGGTGCTGGAAGAGATCCTGCAGAAGCAGTTCAGGGGCCCTGCCAGCCCCCGGGGCATCATCTTCACCCGGACCCGCCAGAGTGCTCACTCCCTCCTGCTCTGGGTCCAGCAGCAGCCAGGCCTGCAGACAGTGGACATCAGGCCCCAGCTGTTGATTGGGGCTGGGAACAGCAGCCAGAGCACTCAGATGATCCAGATGACTCAGGTGTGGGTTCTGGGGAAAGGAGCTGagggtggggcttccctagtggagAAAGGGAGGGGACGGAATCTTCAGCACAGAGCAATGGGGGACTGATTagctccaggcagagggcagagagctgaggggtggggtggagaggtaGACACTGAGATCCCCAGTGTTGAAGGTTCCCCCAATCTGGAGATCTCTGGGGGAAGAAAGGCAGAGGCTTGGGGATCTGCAGGGAGAGGCGAGTGATGTCCTCAGGACAGGGAATCAGGGGTCTGGGGTCCCTTGCATGAGAAGAATAGGTCCTGAGAGCTCCTAGAGTAGAGGGGCAGGGACCTTTAGGGACTCCTAAGGGAGACAGGGGTTAGATGGGTACCTGGGAAGATGAGCAAGGTCCTGGGGCTACTTGAAGATAGAGGTGGGGACACAGGGTTCCTAGGGAAAGGGGACAAGATTGTGAGTAAAAGGGCTAAACCAGGAGAGGCTGGGCTGGCAGGAAGATAGGCCTGAACCCACCTCATTTAccatcctctttctcctcccccacttccccccagAGGGACCAGCAAGAAGTGATCCGGAAGTTCCGGACTGGTACCCTGAACCTCCTGGTGGCTACGAGTGTGGCAGAGGAGGGGCTGGACATCCCCCAGTGCAATGTGGTGGTGCGCTATGGGCTCCTGACCAATGAGATCTCCATGGTCCAGGTGCCCAAAGCATCCCTCCCCAAAACAGCCCTCAAAGGATGCTGTGTGGGACCCCAGCCCCACTCAGGcccctctgttttctctttccccaGGCAAGGGGCCGTGCCCGGGCCAGCCAAAGTGTATACTCATTTGTGGCGGCCCAAGGTAGTCGAGAGCTGAAGCGGGAGCTGACCAATGAGGCGCTGGAGGCTCTGATGGAACGGGCAGTGGCTGCTGTGCAGGAGATGGACCAGGCCAAGTACCAGGACAAGGTTTGTGGGCAGCCTGAGTACCCTGCGGGGAAGGGGACTGAGGACGCTCTGCCTGGAAGGTCTCTGactgcacacacatacactcccCTGGTCCCCCTTCCTCTGGGGGCTAGCCTGGCCCACCTGGGGAAGATTTGAATGAAGGGAAAGGtagaggctggggtggggcttCCAGGGAAAGCAATGACTGTTCTCCAAAATGCCTTGGAAACAGGCCTTATCCAGGGCTTTGAATTTATCCTCATCACCAAATATTTTGTGTATCTGTGAGAGCTGCCTTACAGCCCTTCTGGAACCAGGCAGCAGGGAAACAAACAGACACATCCACAAAATAAGCCCAGAACCAGGGCTTAAATCAGTTCCCCTGAGGCAGGGTCACCATCGTCCAGCCTTGTTCAGGATGGTCCCTATTTACTCCTGTTGTCCCAGCATAATTATTAATGGTGCCCCATGTTAGATTAAAAGAAGCCACTTTGCACGAAATCCTCCAAAGAGGGAGTAGAGATTCAGCAAAAAGACTTGCCTTCCTCTCATATTTTTTTCCACCCCCATATTTTTTTCCACAGAGCTGCTTGCTAAAAACTCCAGGGATGGTTGAGGAAGTCCCTTCTGGGTGCTAATAATCTGAGGTCTTTGGGAGCCCTTTGTCCCCCTGGGAGCATTCCTGGGGTCAGGTCTCTCAGGCCCCAGCCATGCCCCgtgtcccctcccaccccagatcCAGGATCTGCAGCGGGCAGCCTTGGTCAAGCGGGCAGCCCAGGCAGCCCAGCGGGAGAGTCACCAGCACAAGTTCCTGGCAGAGCACGTGCGGCTCCTCTGTGTCAACTGCATGGTGCCTGTGGGCTATGGGAGTGACCTACGGAGGGTGGAGGGTACCCACCACGTCAACGTGAACCCCAACTTCTCGTGAGAACTGTACAAGGGGCTGTCGGGATGGGAAGCGGGGAGAGAAGAAGGGTATGATGGGAGATGGAGAATCCCTCCCATCCAGCCAGTACTTTGAGGGTTTGGAAGGTTAAAGAGCATTTTAACAACTACCAAGTATGCATTTTCACAGTAGTCTGAGTAGACAGGGCTTATCATcaccccactttacaggtgaggaaacagaggctcagagaggctaaatgaCTTGCGCAAGCCCCTACAGCCACTACGTGGTTGAGCAAGAGCTGGCATTCAGGATGCCAAATGCTGAGGGGCCACAGACTGGCCCCCTGGCCCCAcctactttgtttttgttttaaaatatttatttatttatttttggctgcattgggtcttagttgcggcacccgggatctttcgttgcagcgtgtgggctattcgttgtggcgcgcgggcttctctctagttgtggcacgcaggctcgttagctgcagcacatgggctctgtagtcgaggcacatgggctctgtagttgaggcgcacgggctcagtagttacggcgccTGGGCCAaattgccccgcagcatgtgggatcttggttccccaaccaggtggTCCTACCTACTTTGAAGACATCAAGAGGGGCTAGTTGTCCCTGAGCCATCCCCTCATCTCCCACCCTCTAGAGGGTAACCTTTCCCCATCCTCCATCCATTCATTATTTATTAGGCACCTGTTATGCCAAGGATCTTCACACAGGTTCTCTCATTTGAGGAGGTAGCATTTCAACTAGGACTTGTCTTGAAGGATGCACTGGGTTGGAAAGTGAGATGAGGAGAGGCAGGGATGATGCAACGGGAGTAATTCTGGTTGACCTGAGTGGAAGAGATGGTGAAAGATGAGATTCTGAAGGAACACAGACTGGCCTGTGGAGGACCTTGAAGGTTGGGCCTGAAAGTTTAGCCTTTGTCCTGTAGGCGATGAGGAGTCTTGGAGGGATTTTGAGCAAGGGAATGTCAGGGTCAGATGTACATTTGTAGAGGGTCACTCTGGCAGTTGGTGGAAGGATGACGTGGGGTTGAGAGTGAGGATGGAATGGGATGGAAGGATGGGGCAGGGAGAGCTGTTGGGGGGCTGTTGAAATCATCCGGGTGGGTAGTGCTGAGGCCTGAGCTTGGGCAGAAGAGGGTGCCGTGGAGGCAGCATAGGCAGCGTGTAACCTCTCGACAGGCAGGAAGGCCCAAGGCCCAGGCGCAGGCTCAGCAGGCAGGAGGGCATGAGAtctggggctggggttggggggtggggtccaTGAGGGCTATGGCCACTCCCATTCTTCTCCAGGATCTACTACAACATCTCCCATGAGCCTGTGGTCATCAACAGAGTCTTCAAGGACTGGAGGCCTGGGGGCGTCATTAGCTGCAGGAACTGTGGGGAGGTAAGTGCTGGGGCCGTGGCCCTTAGCACTAGTCTTGAGAAGTCCTCAGTCTGAGGGAGGAAGCCCGGCCTCTGCCATCAGGGTGCCCTCACTGGGATGGGGGAGGCAGCCCTGCCCCAGGAGCTCCCAATCTGAGGAGAGGAGTTCCACCCCTGTCTTAGGGAGCCCACAGTGTGATGGGGGAGATAGCTCTCAGGCTGAGGTGGGAGACATAGGCCCAGCATTCATGAACTCCAACCTGAGGAGAGAAGCCCAGTCTGAGGACAGAGATGCAGACCTGGCCATCTCTGTCCCACCCACAGGGCTGGGGTCTGCAGATGATCTACAAGTCAGTGAAGCTGCCAGTACTCAAAGTCCGCAGCTTGCTGCTGGAGACACCGCAAGGGCGGATCCAGTCCAAGAAGTGGTCCCGCGTGCCCTTCACCGTGCCTGACTTTGACTATGTGCAGCACtgtgcccagagcctggcacacttCTCCCTGGACTGACCATCTTGTCCCTGCAGTGCCTGCTGTAGCCTGCAGGGGGCGGGAGAATCCACAGCAGCCACCATCTCCTGGGCAAAGCCTGggtccagcccctccctccagagTCACCAGCTTCAGGCTCCCGGCTGACCAGCCACAGAGGAACCCTGGGCACCCAGGCTGGCTTGGACTCCCACACTGAGGAAGCAGCTGGAGAGCCGCAGCTCATCCCAAACCCCCCTTACATGTACACAGACACCTTCGTGTGCAATGGATGGAGCTGgtggggggaaactgaggcagaaaatggCCCCACTGTACTAGGCATCGCCAGTTTCCCTTGGCTTCAACATTCCTTCCCTGCCAAGGCCACTTGTATTCTTTGAGATTCTccgtaaattaaaaaataaagaagtagaaCTCATGTAGAAAAtgggtggtattttttttttttaattaatttacttatttatttatttatttttggctgtgttgggttgggtctttgtttctgtgcgagggctttctctagtggcaagcgggggccactcttcatcgcggtgcgcgggcctctcactatccactatcgtggcctctcttgttgcagagcacaggctccagacgcgcaggctcagtagttgtggctcacgggcccagttgctccgcggcatgtgggatcttcccagaccagggctcgaacccgtgtcccctgcattagcaggcagattctcaaccactgtgccaccagggaagccccaatgggtggtatttttaaaacagatgtgttgaggtataattgacataactgTACATATTTATAGTGTGCAGTTTGATAAGTTTAACGTATGTATGCTCttccacaatcaagataatgaacatcaCCATCACCCTCAAAACTTCCTTGTTCCCAATGtaatcctcttccccttccccatccacCAATCTGCTTTGTGctgtatttctctctttttttttagttagttttgttttaattaatttattttattttatttatttattttttggctgtgtcaggtcttggTTACAGCATGCGggtttctttctagttgtggcacgtgggcttctctctagttgtggcttaaCTGCCCGTGAcgcatgggatcttagttccccaaccagagatcaaacctgcgtcccttgcattggaaggcggattcttaaccactggaccaccagggaagtccctgtgctgtATTGCTAATGttcaaagcttttttaaaaaaattttttttaacaccccTCTTCATGGTTATCATGTAACCTTGATTTGGAGAGAGCATCAAAAGTCTAAATTTGAGAGCCACTGAGAATGTGAGGCCTTTCTGCCTCCTCCACCCCATAATAGGCTCAAACCCCAGTGCCCCCCTCTCCATCCTCTCCTAACCCCCAGGTCATCTCCCCTGGGCTGAGGAGAGGCTGAGATCCAGGATTTGAGGGGTAGGGCTCAGGTAGGCATGGGGGGTGGGAGAAGTTGTAAAGGCCTAAATTTTCTGTTCTCGttttaacaagaaagaaagaaaaagaaaggcaagatCTAGGTTGATTCTTCAGGGAAAGGGCTATTTCTGTAGTAAGCAGCCCAGCAGGCAAGAGTCACCttcaagaggaagggagggggctaGGGCAGAGATTTGAGAGCAGGATGGCAGTCCTTCCTGCCATCTAACCTCCTTCCCTCTGGCTACATCCCTGGTCCTGCCTAAGGGTAGATGGGAAATAATGCGCACTCCCTTCTCCCAGCATCTTTCTTCAGTCTGCCTCTTGTCTGACTGAAGGGTGACATTTCAGTACCAGTCTTTTTGGCCTCCACTCCCCCAGAGAGTGTACCCCTCTTTCCTAGGGCCTCTCTTCCTGCTATTCTCCAGTGTTCCTTGGCCATGGCTCCAGGAGtcacccttctcctccctcctgtcccaTCTCTGCCTCCCGGGGCCCCTTCTTCTGCCCCTCTGCTCTCCACTTCACCTTCACTTGTAATATCTCCTGCCAGCAACGTGCCTTTTACAGGTCAATAAAATTAGCgactgggggcagagggaggggggcaggggcccAGGGGTGCTAAGCTCAATGGCCTTGAGTGTGGCTGGATGCACGGAGTCCGGATGCCTGTCATTCCAGGGCTAAACAGTGACAGCTGAGGGACCTGAGCTGGCGTTGaggtcaggggtgggggtggcgtggggtgtgtgtgtggtgggggggggcTGTGTTGCTGGGAGAGAGATGGACTGAGGATAAAGATGACCTGGGCACCTAATGGTCCCCTCGGT belongs to Eubalaena glacialis isolate mEubGla1 chromosome 19, mEubGla1.1.hap2.+ XY, whole genome shotgun sequence and includes:
- the DHX58 gene encoding ATP-dependent RNA helicase DHX58 isoform X1, with the protein product MELRPYQWEVIMPALEGKNIIIWLPTGSGKTRAAAYLAKRHLETVDGAKVVVLVNRVHLVTQHCEEFSSMLGRRWTITTLSGGMGPRAGFGHVARRHDLLICTAELLQKALTSLEEEEHVELNAFSLLVVDECHHTHKDTVYNVILSRYLELKLQRTQPLPQVLGLTASPGTGGASTLDGAIDHVLQLCANLDTWRIMSPQDYRSQLQEHSRQPCKQYDLCHRRTQEPFGDMLKELMDQIHDHLEMPELGRDFGTQAYELRVVELSRDAAEAGLQERRVYALHLRRYNDALLIHDTVRAVDALATLQDFYDRERTTKTQILRAERWLLALFDDHKNELAHLATHGPENPKLAVLEEILQKQFRGPASPRGIIFTRTRQSAHSLLLWVQQQPGLQTVDIRPQLLIGAGNSSQSTQMIQMTQRDQQEVIRKFRTGTLNLLVATSVAEEGLDIPQCNVVVRYGLLTNEISMVQARGRARASQSVYSFVAAQGSRELKRELTNEALEALMERAVAAVQEMDQAKYQDKIQDLQRAALVKRAAQAAQRESHQHKFLAEHVRLLCVNCMVPVGYGSDLRRVEGTHHVNVNPNFSIYYNISHEPVVINRVFKDWRPGGVISCRNCGEGWGLQMIYKSVKLPVLKVRSLLLETPQGRIQSKKWSRVPFTVPDFDYVQHCAQSLAHFSLD
- the DHX58 gene encoding ATP-dependent RNA helicase DHX58 isoform X2, producing MELRPYQWEVIMPALEGKNIIIWLPTGSGKTRAAAYLAKRHLETVDGAKVVVLVNRVHLVTQHCEEFSSMLGRRWTITTLSGGMGPRAGFGHVARRHDLLICTAELLQKALTSLEEEEHVELNAFSLLVVDECHHTHKDTVYNVILSRYLELKLQRTQPLPQVLGLTASPGTGGASTLDGAIDHVLQEPFGDMLKELMDQIHDHLEMPELGRDFGTQAYELRVVELSRDAAEAGLQERRVYALHLRRYNDALLIHDTVRAVDALATLQDFYDRERTTKTQILRAERWLLALFDDHKNELAHLATHGPENPKLAVLEEILQKQFRGPASPRGIIFTRTRQSAHSLLLWVQQQPGLQTVDIRPQLLIGAGNSSQSTQMIQMTQRDQQEVIRKFRTGTLNLLVATSVAEEGLDIPQCNVVVRYGLLTNEISMVQARGRARASQSVYSFVAAQGSRELKRELTNEALEALMERAVAAVQEMDQAKYQDKIQDLQRAALVKRAAQAAQRESHQHKFLAEHVRLLCVNCMVPVGYGSDLRRVEGTHHVNVNPNFSIYYNISHEPVVINRVFKDWRPGGVISCRNCGEGWGLQMIYKSVKLPVLKVRSLLLETPQGRIQSKKWSRVPFTVPDFDYVQHCAQSLAHFSLD